A genomic window from Nitrospiria bacterium includes:
- a CDS encoding beta-propeller fold lactonase family protein, which yields MGIVGPMIVRRRGRIGAGAKSGAANLPARPRNTPRAIFVFLALSFLWHPASVWAKHTASRVIYGPTQLYVTLKGLRQFYVIDRNDPTQVRRVPVDSPPCGGFITSNGRNFYVALGEADAIAVVDTQSNVIRAKISLKDEQGHYMDPGGMAVSPDGKTIFVANESGDSLSVVDMASRTVKKRIPMGIGPQGVAITPDGKSLYVTDLYSIRAVDTATGEVKARLNVEDPGSAAARTVVLPDGEEIFSGPRDIVMAPDGRAAYAAIENSGEIAIVDTGTNQIRNRVKVGSYPGGLALSPDGRSLYIAHRDAREISVLDTASERVVRKVTVGKDPWDITVSPDGRTVYVVNQGSSDVSIVDSSDYKVIRTVALAGPTAQAPPVGPTRSDRDHKIAFESRRSGNWEIYLMEADGTHQIRLTHTTAENRAPFWSPDGRKILFVSDRDGNKEVYVMNADGSGQRNLTRSAEDDFSPSWSPNGQWITYVSKRDGSREIYRMDPEGGRQTRLTAAGDNWNPNWSSDSRKVAFVSNRDHNNEIYLMNSDGSDQVDLTKNPAEDGRGSHSWSPDGSKIAWVTNRDGNWEIYVMNADGSKPVNVTRSPAEEGVGMFVWSPDSRRIAFISTRDGNEEVYIVNADGTGSLNLSRNPGMDDVPLWSPDGEKMAFVSNRTGHDEIYVMDADGRDQVQLTFTKTREDYPRWQP from the coding sequence ATGGGTATCGTGGGCCCGATGATCGTGAGACGACGCGGAAGGATCGGCGCGGGCGCAAAAAGCGGGGCTGCGAACCTTCCGGCTCGCCCTCGCAACACGCCCCGGGCGATCTTCGTGTTCCTGGCCTTGTCCTTTCTCTGGCATCCCGCCTCGGTTTGGGCGAAGCACACGGCAAGTCGGGTCATCTACGGGCCGACCCAACTCTACGTGACGTTAAAAGGACTCCGGCAATTCTATGTCATCGACCGGAACGATCCGACGCAGGTCCGCAGGGTGCCGGTGGACTCTCCCCCCTGCGGCGGATTCATCACATCGAACGGCCGTAATTTTTACGTCGCGCTGGGCGAGGCGGATGCGATCGCGGTGGTGGATACCCAATCGAACGTCATCCGGGCCAAAATTTCGTTGAAGGATGAGCAGGGGCATTATATGGACCCGGGCGGGATGGCCGTCTCGCCCGACGGCAAAACGATCTTTGTGGCCAACGAGTCCGGCGACAGCCTCTCCGTCGTGGACATGGCCAGCCGGACCGTCAAAAAACGGATCCCGATGGGGATCGGGCCCCAGGGCGTTGCGATTACCCCGGACGGAAAATCCCTTTACGTAACCGACCTCTATTCGATCCGCGCGGTGGACACCGCGACCGGAGAGGTCAAGGCCCGCTTGAACGTGGAGGATCCGGGCTCGGCTGCGGCCCGAACCGTCGTCCTTCCGGACGGCGAGGAGATCTTCAGCGGGCCGAGGGACATCGTGATGGCGCCGGACGGCCGGGCGGCTTATGCGGCGATCGAGAACAGCGGGGAAATCGCGATCGTGGATACGGGAACGAACCAAATCCGGAATAGGGTGAAGGTCGGGAGCTACCCCGGCGGATTGGCCCTCTCGCCGGACGGCCGCTCCCTTTACATCGCGCACCGCGACGCGCGTGAGATCTCGGTCCTCGATACGGCGAGCGAAAGGGTGGTCAGGAAAGTCACGGTGGGGAAAGACCCGTGGGACATCACCGTTTCACCCGACGGCCGGACGGTCTATGTCGTCAATCAAGGGTCCTCGGACGTTTCGATCGTGGATTCCTCCGACTATAAAGTAATAAGGACCGTGGCCCTGGCCGGGCCGACGGCCCAGGCCCCGCCCGTCGGTCCGACCCGGTCCGACCGCGACCACAAGATTGCCTTCGAATCCCGGCGCTCCGGGAACTGGGAGATCTATCTGATGGAGGCCGACGGGACGCATCAAATCCGTCTGACCCACACCACGGCCGAGAATCGGGCCCCCTTCTGGTCCCCCGACGGCCGAAAAATTCTATTCGTTTCGGACCGGGACGGAAACAAGGAAGTATACGTGATGAATGCCGACGGATCGGGACAGCGCAATCTCACCCGAAGCGCGGAGGATGACTTCAGTCCCTCCTGGTCGCCGAACGGTCAATGGATCACCTACGTCTCCAAGCGAGACGGGAGCCGCGAGATCTACCGGATGGATCCGGAGGGAGGGCGCCAGACCCGTCTGACCGCGGCCGGCGACAACTGGAATCCCAACTGGTCCTCCGACAGCCGAAAAGTCGCGTTTGTGTCGAATCGCGACCATAACAATGAAATCTACCTGATGAACTCCGACGGGTCGGATCAAGTGGACTTGACGAAGAACCCGGCCGAGGACGGCCGCGGGAGCCATTCGTGGTCGCCGGACGGCTCCAAAATCGCCTGGGTCACGAACCGGGACGGGAATTGGGAAATCTATGTCATGAATGCCGACGGGTCCAAACCGGTTAACGTGACCCGCAGTCCGGCGGAGGAAGGAGTCGGCATGTTCGTCTGGTCGCCGGACAGCCGGCGGATCGCGTTCATCTCGACGCGGGACGGCAACGAAGAGGTTTACATCGTCAATGCGGACGGGACCGGTTCGTTGAACCTGTCGAGAAACCCGGGGATGGATGACGTCCCCCTTTGGTCCCCGGACGGCGAAAAAATGGCCTTTGTCTCGAACCGGACCGGCCATGACGAAATCTACGTCATGGACGCCGACGGGCGGGATCAAGTGCAATTGACGTTTACGAAGACGAGGGAGGATTACCCCCGCTGGCAACCGTGA
- a CDS encoding DPP IV N-terminal domain-containing protein produces MSRAAWPIVISAVILAGCAVMPSDAKRGVQGGRLVYSSNRDGNWEVYRMDLATGEESRLTRSRGDDIWPVWSPDGTRIAFVSTRDGNKEVYVMKADGTGQTRLTATPADEEDPDWSPDGTRIAFTSVRDGNEEIYAVDVGTEIPPVSTRERRLTHGTAMDAIPVWSPDGTKILFVSTRDGNPEVYVMESDGSHPTRLTYSPANDGLDTHLWSPDGTQIAFVSERDSNLEVYVMASDGTRLRNLTDNPAADDGAVWSPDGRFLLFVSDRGGGEQIYRMRSDGSELTRLTNDAEEHFWPAWSPDGGRIVYTSGRDRFSEVEILDRDGSHPTRLTHSHAEEKWVSWAR; encoded by the coding sequence GTGAGCCGTGCGGCATGGCCGATCGTTATTTCCGCGGTGATCCTGGCGGGCTGCGCGGTCATGCCGTCCGATGCGAAGCGCGGGGTTCAGGGCGGACGGCTTGTTTATAGCTCCAACCGGGACGGGAACTGGGAGGTTTACCGAATGGATCTGGCGACCGGGGAGGAAAGCCGGCTGACGCGAAGCCGCGGGGACGATATCTGGCCGGTCTGGTCGCCGGACGGGACGCGGATCGCGTTCGTTTCGACCCGTGACGGGAATAAGGAAGTTTATGTCATGAAGGCCGACGGCACGGGTCAGACCCGGCTGACCGCCACGCCCGCCGACGAGGAGGATCCGGACTGGTCGCCGGACGGGACGCGGATCGCGTTTACGTCGGTAAGAGACGGGAACGAAGAAATCTACGCGGTGGACGTCGGGACGGAGATCCCGCCCGTATCGACGCGGGAGCGGCGCTTGACCCACGGAACGGCGATGGATGCCATCCCGGTCTGGTCTCCGGATGGAACGAAGATCCTGTTTGTCTCGACCCGGGACGGAAACCCCGAGGTCTATGTCATGGAGTCCGACGGGTCCCATCCGACCCGGTTGACCTACAGCCCGGCGAACGACGGCCTGGACACCCATCTCTGGTCGCCGGATGGGACGCAGATTGCGTTCGTGTCCGAAAGGGATTCGAACCTCGAGGTCTATGTGATGGCCTCGGACGGAACCCGGCTGCGCAACCTGACCGACAACCCGGCCGCGGATGACGGAGCGGTCTGGTCGCCCGATGGACGCTTTCTTCTGTTTGTATCCGACCGGGGCGGCGGGGAGCAGATTTACCGTATGCGGTCGGACGGCTCGGAACTCACCCGGTTGACGAACGATGCTGAGGAGCATTTCTGGCCGGCCTGGTCGCCGGACGGAGGACGGATCGTGTATACCTCGGGCCGCGATCGGTTTTCGGAAGTTGAGATTCTGGACCGGGACGGATCTCACCCGACCCGGTTGACGCACAGCCATGCGGAGGAGAAATGGGTATCGTGGGCCCGATGA
- a CDS encoding SUMF1/EgtB/PvdO family nonheme iron enzyme, translating into MARRSEDRPGFHGSRRSGFAAGLFSLFILALPFGCASLPPAVPRPNPETPMVYVPAGWFLMGSTERDGRIGFEIGVDELPQQKVYVRGFYIDRYEVTEAQYLQFLNATGSKKYPGYWKEAGRADHFPEGYDQYPVSDVDWFDAAGYCRWAGRRLPTETEWEKAARGTDGRLWPWGDRFEPGWANTLESSAAWKAPAGQGHYRVPGWKAPVGGHPEDVSPYGVYDMAGNVREWTSTAYRSYPGNPSRMVKDPGSFKIIRGGSYLTEAAFSRTAARLAILPTVGPREKDGWHSDYTYGVRCAKD; encoded by the coding sequence ATGGCAAGGCGATCTGAAGACCGACCGGGATTTCATGGAAGCCGTCGAAGCGGATTCGCCGCCGGTCTATTCTCCTTGTTCATCCTGGCGCTTCCGTTCGGCTGTGCATCCCTGCCGCCCGCGGTTCCTCGCCCGAATCCGGAGACCCCCATGGTCTACGTGCCGGCCGGGTGGTTTCTCATGGGCAGCACGGAGCGGGATGGAAGAATCGGGTTCGAGATCGGGGTGGATGAACTTCCGCAGCAGAAGGTCTACGTCCGGGGGTTTTACATCGACCGTTATGAGGTCACGGAGGCCCAGTACCTCCAATTTTTAAACGCGACGGGCTCGAAGAAATATCCGGGCTATTGGAAGGAGGCGGGCCGGGCGGATCATTTCCCGGAGGGGTATGACCAATACCCCGTATCGGACGTGGACTGGTTTGATGCGGCGGGCTACTGCCGGTGGGCGGGGCGGCGCCTCCCGACCGAGACCGAGTGGGAAAAGGCCGCGCGGGGGACCGACGGCCGCCTCTGGCCCTGGGGCGATCGCTTCGAGCCCGGATGGGCCAACACCCTGGAGAGCAGCGCGGCCTGGAAGGCGCCCGCGGGTCAGGGGCATTACCGGGTGCCGGGATGGAAGGCCCCGGTCGGCGGCCACCCGGAGGATGTCAGCCCCTACGGGGTGTATGACATGGCCGGCAACGTGAGGGAATGGACGTCCACGGCCTATCGCTCTTATCCCGGCAATCCGTCGAGGATGGTCAAGGATCCCGGAAGTTTTAAGATCATCCGGGGAGGCTCCTATTTGACCGAGGCCGCATTTTCGAGGACCGCGGCGCGTTTGGCGATTCTTCCGACGGTCGGGCCCCGGGAAAAAGACGGTTGGCATTCGGATTATACCTACGGTGTCCGATGCGCCAAGGATTAA
- a CDS encoding LpqB family beta-propeller domain-containing protein, with translation MKKCKEGSRVGSFLILSAFLTFLPVVPEAMAGQKKIVYESNENGHWEIYTMNADGTGATRLTHGRADNRAPAWSPDGKEIVFVSERDGNKEIYKMDADGSHQADLTRNAGQDYNPAWSPDGGQVAFVSDRDGNQEIYSMTADGGRVRRLTRSEARDYSPDWSPDGTKIAFVSRRDENYEIYLMDADGGHPINLTQNPSEDGRGFHSWSPDGASIAWGTDRDMNRDGNWEIYVMNADGTKPRNLTRTKSDEQMGMQVWSPDGRQIVFTTTRDGNNEIYVMNRDGSGVKNLSRNPAVDAQPVWSPDGKQIAFISNRDGAEEVYVMDPDGGHPKRLTFNRDGVGAPRWQP, from the coding sequence TTGAAAAAGTGCAAAGAGGGTTCAAGGGTCGGATCGTTCTTAATCCTTTCAGCCTTCTTAACCTTTCTACCCGTTGTCCCCGAGGCGATGGCCGGGCAGAAAAAAATCGTTTACGAGTCGAATGAGAACGGCCATTGGGAAATCTACACCATGAACGCGGACGGCACGGGCGCAACACGGCTGACGCACGGGCGGGCCGACAACCGCGCCCCCGCGTGGTCCCCGGACGGGAAAGAGATCGTTTTTGTTTCGGAGCGGGACGGAAACAAGGAGATCTACAAAATGGATGCCGACGGTTCGCATCAGGCCGACCTGACGCGCAACGCCGGTCAGGATTACAACCCGGCCTGGTCTCCCGACGGAGGCCAGGTGGCCTTCGTCTCGGATCGGGACGGCAATCAGGAAATCTATTCCATGACGGCGGACGGGGGCCGGGTCCGACGGCTGACGCGGAGCGAGGCGCGGGACTACAGCCCCGACTGGTCGCCGGACGGCACCAAGATCGCCTTCGTGTCGAGACGGGACGAGAACTACGAAATCTATCTCATGGACGCCGACGGAGGGCATCCGATCAATCTGACCCAGAATCCCTCCGAGGACGGGCGGGGGTTCCATTCCTGGTCTCCGGACGGGGCCTCGATCGCCTGGGGAACGGACCGCGATATGAACCGGGACGGAAACTGGGAGATCTACGTGATGAATGCGGACGGTACGAAGCCGAGGAACCTCACGCGGACCAAATCCGACGAACAGATGGGGATGCAGGTCTGGTCGCCGGACGGGCGGCAGATCGTCTTCACAACCACGCGGGACGGCAACAACGAAATTTACGTGATGAACCGGGACGGTTCCGGTGTGAAGAACCTTTCGCGAAATCCGGCCGTGGATGCCCAGCCGGTCTGGTCGCCGGACGGCAAGCAGATCGCCTTCATCTCCAACCGGGACGGCGCGGAGGAGGTTTACGTGATGGATCCCGACGGCGGCCATCCGAAGCGCTTGACCTTCAACCGCGACGGGGTCGGCGCGCCCCGGTGGCAACCGTAG
- a CDS encoding SUMF1/EgtB/PvdO family nonheme iron enzyme: protein MEKLKGLKVGKVFPLLTLLTFQPFNLSAANVAGPADMVRIPAGEFMMGSDANDGKIGFEVGVDSIPKHTVSVPAFWIDRYEVTIGPYRKFVAATGRETPSIWKDYKEFGYPAPEDHHPVIDVNFYDAEAYCRWAGKRLPSEEEWEKAARGTDGRIWPWGNRLDLQRLNTEDSKRNWTTPAGSFPGGASPYGVYDMAGNAMEWTSSILQSYRGAPKTMAPDKKFRVLRGGSWGMPANPFARPAHRHFRLAELAQPDFGFRCAKDADERTGEPPK from the coding sequence GTGGAAAAGTTGAAAGGTTTGAAGGTGGGGAAGGTATTTCCCTTATTAACCTTGCTGACCTTTCAACCGTTCAACCTTTCGGCCGCAAACGTCGCTGGGCCGGCGGACATGGTGCGGATCCCCGCGGGCGAGTTCATGATGGGCAGCGACGCCAACGACGGGAAGATCGGGTTCGAGGTGGGCGTGGATTCCATTCCGAAGCACACCGTCTCCGTGCCGGCGTTCTGGATCGACCGGTATGAAGTGACGATCGGTCCATACCGGAAATTCGTGGCCGCCACCGGACGCGAGACGCCCTCGATCTGGAAGGACTATAAAGAATTCGGATATCCCGCTCCGGAGGACCATCATCCCGTGATCGACGTGAATTTTTATGACGCCGAGGCGTATTGTCGCTGGGCGGGCAAACGGCTTCCGAGCGAGGAGGAATGGGAGAAGGCCGCGCGGGGAACGGACGGGCGGATCTGGCCCTGGGGAAACCGCCTGGACCTCCAACGGCTCAATACGGAAGACTCGAAGCGCAACTGGACGACGCCCGCCGGGAGCTTTCCCGGGGGGGCCAGCCCGTACGGCGTGTACGACATGGCCGGAAACGCGATGGAATGGACCTCCTCCATTCTCCAATCCTACCGGGGAGCTCCGAAGACCATGGCCCCGGACAAAAAATTTCGCGTCCTGAGGGGGGGATCGTGGGGCATGCCGGCCAATCCTTTCGCGCGACCGGCCCATCGGCATTTCCGCCTGGCCGAATTGGCCCAGCCGGATTTCGGCTTCCGCTGCGCAAAGGACGCGGACGAACGTACGGGTGAACCACCGAAGTGA
- a CDS encoding formylglycine-generating enzyme family protein encodes MKSRKRLKGLATVLSVLALTPFNPLTTWAGIPENMVLIPAGKFLMGSSPKDGRVGFTVGVDELPQHTVDLRAYYIDRYEVTAKQYGRFIEATGRKPPGDPRFPEIYPWAREGGVPKEFENHPIIYVSWDDAEAYCRWAGKRLPTEEEWEKAARGTDGRIWPWGNIFDPRKANVQEYKSGGTLPVGSFPKGVSPYGVYDMAGNVAEWTADWYQAYPGSRLVRSAFGKNKVVKGGAYTLPGEPYARSASRTMAREPGMRHRSIGFRCAKDLK; translated from the coding sequence GTGAAAAGTCGAAAAAGGTTAAAAGGGTTGGCCACCGTTCTAAGCGTTCTGGCCCTGACGCCTTTCAACCCTTTAACGACCTGGGCGGGGATACCGGAGAACATGGTCCTGATCCCGGCCGGGAAGTTTTTAATGGGCAGCTCGCCGAAAGACGGGCGGGTCGGTTTTACCGTGGGGGTGGACGAGTTGCCGCAGCACACCGTCGATCTGAGGGCGTATTATATCGACCGGTACGAGGTGACGGCGAAGCAGTACGGCCGGTTCATTGAGGCAACGGGAAGAAAGCCCCCCGGCGACCCCCGGTTCCCTGAAATTTATCCGTGGGCCCGGGAGGGCGGGGTTCCGAAAGAGTTTGAAAACCACCCGATTATTTATGTATCATGGGACGACGCCGAGGCGTATTGCCGGTGGGCGGGCAAAAGGCTTCCGACCGAGGAGGAATGGGAAAAGGCCGCGCGGGGAACGGACGGGCGGATCTGGCCCTGGGGAAACATCTTCGATCCCCGCAAGGCCAATGTCCAGGAGTATAAATCCGGGGGGACCTTGCCCGTCGGGAGTTTTCCGAAGGGCGTGAGCCCCTACGGGGTCTACGACATGGCCGGAAATGTGGCCGAATGGACCGCGGATTGGTATCAGGCCTATCCGGGGAGCAGGCTCGTTCGAAGCGCCTTCGGGAAAAACAAGGTAGTCAAGGGCGGCGCCTACACCTTGCCGGGCGAACCCTATGCCCGGTCGGCCAGCCGCACCATGGCCCGCGAACCCGGAATGCGGCATCGGTCGATCGGTTTCCGGTGCGCCAAAGATTTGAAATGA